From a region of the Constantimarinum furrinae genome:
- a CDS encoding Cif family virulence factor, which translates to MKKLVFTLCILFSIVSCDSEKTELTIDYSSDLKEINKTIKDWDIAWETKDLNLAIKHYSDSTDWTNAFGARVQSKEELKELLNRIFNMDFVMSGENNYGQNEINFINDKTATVRSQNIRKNQKWPDGSKMDDRVINHLRIYQKFNDVWLITDHMISQAWPRQSN; encoded by the coding sequence ATGAAAAAATTAGTATTTACACTTTGTATCTTATTTTCCATTGTAAGTTGTGATTCAGAGAAAACTGAATTAACAATTGATTACAGTTCAGATTTAAAAGAAATAAATAAAACTATAAAGGATTGGGATATTGCGTGGGAAACGAAAGATTTGAATTTAGCTATTAAACATTATTCTGACTCAACTGATTGGACCAATGCTTTCGGAGCAAGAGTTCAATCTAAAGAGGAGTTGAAAGAATTGCTTAACCGAATCTTCAACATGGATTTTGTTATGTCTGGTGAGAATAATTATGGTCAAAACGAAATAAACTTTATAAACGATAAAACTGCAACAGTAAGATCACAAAATATTAGGAAAAATCAAAAATGGCCTGATGGATCTAAAATGGATGACAGAGTCATTAATCACTTACGCATCTATCAAAAATTCAATGATGTTTGGCTAATTACAGATCATATGATAAGTCAAGCATGGCCGAGACAATCGAATTAA